The following proteins are co-located in the Nocardioides piscis genome:
- a CDS encoding histone, with protein MISIKKVTDAITYPARATAAVAGQAVGLAATGAKSTAHVLSRAAGQGKGGESQAATPVTTPPAEAAPVAKAPAKKAPVAEAPVVKAPAAPAKKAPATKKAPVKKTPGAKLPAKKAPVKKAPSAKAATAGPALAAAKAGKPVKPVKATKGVKAVKAPKPAAPAPAPAAEPAAPAAPATADLPAVDDKPLIDTSAAKAIRSEAEVLTKAAETDKG; from the coding sequence ATGATCTCCATCAAGAAGGTCACGGACGCGATCACCTACCCGGCCAGGGCCACGGCCGCAGTAGCCGGCCAGGCAGTCGGGCTGGCGGCGACCGGCGCCAAGTCGACGGCGCACGTCCTCAGCCGGGCCGCCGGGCAGGGGAAGGGCGGCGAGTCCCAGGCTGCCACCCCGGTCACCACCCCACCCGCCGAGGCGGCACCAGTGGCCAAGGCACCCGCCAAGAAGGCGCCGGTCGCCGAGGCACCGGTTGTGAAGGCCCCCGCGGCCCCAGCGAAGAAGGCACCCGCAACCAAGAAGGCGCCCGTCAAGAAGACGCCGGGGGCGAAGCTGCCCGCCAAGAAGGCACCGGTGAAGAAGGCTCCCTCGGCCAAGGCAGCGACCGCGGGTCCCGCCCTCGCCGCTGCCAAGGCAGGCAAGCCGGTCAAGCCAGTCAAGGCCACCAAAGGCGTCAAGGCCGTCAAGGCCCCGAAGCCAGCCGCCCCCGCCCCCGCCCCGGCCGCGGAGCCCGCTGCACCGGCCGCGCCTGCCACCGCCGACCTGCCGGCCGTCGATGACAAGCCGCTGATCGACACCTCGGCCGCCAAGGCGATCCGCAGCGAGGCAGAGGTCCTGACCAAGGCAGCCGAGACGGACAAGGGCTGA